In the Oreochromis aureus strain Israel breed Guangdong linkage group 14, ZZ_aureus, whole genome shotgun sequence genome, one interval contains:
- the LOC116323300 gene encoding toll/interleukin-1 receptor domain-containing adapter protein, with amino-acid sequence MQGWFQKLLKSRGSLSKQHNKEATKGLVTSVSGVLTSSSSTLPSCSSSPLSSSPEGTPSKPQQLPTVLSSELRWKRKYDIFVCHSSAQSDIEEATRLVSFLEDSTRSLRCFLWQRDACPGGAVCTEFCQAVENSHLRALLITPNFVQDDWCNYMMHQVLTEGPMSNRMIPLLHSLSHSQYPKELKFYYYIDLSRNPVQAYTLVNRTVLQYLEDLAKKEMTHNFQMSGSSSGLDGADSSQEDKLISQHSPAGTAIPLEVMQKSHKHFSDISCDQQQQQLKNMTQEGRNLATH; translated from the exons ATGCAGG GTTGGTTCCAGAAACTCTTGAAATCAAGAGGATCTTTATCAAAGCAACACAATAAAGAAGCCACAAAGGGTTTAGTTACTTCTGTTAGCGGTGTATTAACATCATCCTCGTCTACATTACCATCGTGCTCTTCATCGCCGCTGTCATCATCACCAGAGGGAACCCCCTCGAAACCACAGCAGCTGCCTACTGTTCTCAGTTCTGAGTTGAGATGGAAAAGAAAGTAtgacatatttgtttgtcacagCAGTGCCCAAAGTGACATTGAAGAGGCCACACGCCTGGTCTCCTTTCTCGAGGATTCGACCCGCAGCCTCAGGTGCTTTCTGTGGCAGAGGGACGCCTGTCCAGGAGGTGCAGTTTGCACAGAGTTTTGTCAGGCAGTGGAGAACAGCCACTTACGAGCTCTTCTTATCACTCCTAACTTTGTTCAGGATGACTGGTGTAATTATATGATGCACCAGGTACTGACAGAGGGACCCATGTCCAATAGGATGATTCCTCTGCTTCACAGCCTGTCCCACTCTCAGTACCCTAAGGAGCTGAAGTTCTACTACTACATTGACCTGAGCAGGAACCCCGTCCAAGCCTATACGCTTGTCAACAGGACGGTACTCCAGT ACCTGGAGGACCTGGCTAAAAAAGAGATGACGCATAATTTCCAAATGAGTGGCTCTAGCAGCGGATTAGATGGAGCAGACAGCTCACAAGAAGACAAGCTGATATCCCAGCACAGCCCTGCTGGGACCGCTATTCCACTGGAAGTGATGCAAAAGAGCCATAAACACTTTAGTGACATTTCCTgtgatcagcagcagcagcaattaaAGAATATGACGCAGGAAGGGAGGAACTTAGCTACTCACTGA